A genomic stretch from Pirellulales bacterium includes:
- a CDS encoding Gfo/Idh/MocA family oxidoreductase, whose protein sequence is MARIKIGQIGTGHSHAQGKMQVLRDSADYEVVGVVEPDTELAQAARHLTAYQGVPFLTEEQLLNFPGLAAVTIETPVPDLTAAAQRAVEAGKHIHLEKPGGASLPSFRRVLDTAARKHLVVQMGYMYRYNPGIVLLRKALTDGWLGTPFEVNAVMSKVVNAAARRPLAEFAGGAMFEFGSHLIDLVVGLLGRPQAVTSFLQHVAPIDDRLADSTLAVLTYPKTLVTVKSSTLEVEGGDRRHIVVCGTEGTCQVQPLDEPNVRLTLSKARGQYRQGYQEIRFGDYPRYVADLADLARIIRGEKEPDFSFEHDLAVLETTLVAAKMPLDR, encoded by the coding sequence ATGGCGCGCATCAAGATCGGACAAATCGGCACCGGACATTCCCACGCCCAGGGAAAGATGCAGGTCCTACGCGACTCTGCCGACTACGAGGTCGTGGGCGTTGTCGAGCCCGACACCGAACTGGCCCAGGCCGCACGTCACCTCACGGCGTACCAGGGCGTCCCCTTTCTGACCGAAGAGCAGCTCTTGAATTTCCCGGGGCTCGCCGCGGTCACCATCGAGACGCCAGTTCCTGATCTTACTGCAGCGGCCCAGCGCGCTGTCGAAGCCGGTAAGCACATTCATCTCGAAAAACCGGGGGGTGCATCCCTGCCGAGCTTCCGCCGCGTTCTGGATACCGCGGCCCGCAAGCATCTCGTTGTGCAGATGGGCTATATGTATCGATACAACCCGGGCATCGTATTATTGCGCAAAGCGCTAACAGACGGCTGGCTCGGCACGCCGTTTGAAGTTAATGCCGTGATGAGCAAAGTGGTCAATGCCGCCGCTCGCCGGCCGCTGGCTGAGTTCGCGGGCGGCGCAATGTTCGAATTCGGCAGCCATTTGATCGACCTGGTCGTGGGGCTGTTGGGACGGCCGCAAGCGGTCACATCGTTCTTGCAGCATGTCGCACCAATCGACGATCGATTGGCCGATAGCACGCTGGCGGTGCTCACCTATCCGAAAACCTTGGTCACCGTGAAGTCTAGCACGCTGGAGGTCGAAGGAGGCGACCGGCGGCACATCGTGGTGTGTGGCACCGAGGGGACCTGCCAGGTGCAACCGCTCGACGAGCCGAATGTCAGGCTGACCCTTTCCAAGGCGCGCGGCCAATATCGCCAAGGGTATCAGGAAATCCGCTTTGGCGATTACCCGCGCTATGTAGCCGACCTGGCCGATTTGGCGCGCATCATTCGCGGCGAAAAAGAGCCTGACTTTTCCTTCGAACACGACCTGGCTGTGTTAGAAACCACACTCGTTGCAGCCAAGATGCCACTCGATCGCTAG
- a CDS encoding tetratricopeptide repeat protein — MLRIFSASVILALLLAPVQAEDAEQRRWVGVRVMPKKGCQLIVDGRAVDDSRRNNLPYVVAEAKDDLLLVGGRVQGWAKIDDMLRMTDALDYYTKLIKAEPESAWAYEQRGVTLVEGQYFTAAIKDFTTALKIDPSNAQVASRRGMAWSSQGNPQKAIEDLDEAIRLDPQYAMAYVNRGLLWDQRGRDEKAVPDYFKAIQIDPECAVAYNNRGLIWKRVGKFDQALADFDKAIRANPRFSIAFSNRGLLRHERRQYDDAILDYNEAIRVDPENALALQNRAVAWQAIGQSDKAIDDLNEVIRLAPRKIYAYVVRGTTWTQKGEYGKAVADFTKVIGLAPKFPDAFIGRGEAYFHQGLTGKAIDDFEKALELDSKSINARKSLAWVLMATADAKYRDVDRAVRTANMARSLSKDKDPEALAVLANACAESGDFASAVKWIGKAIEQQQVQTLRAEWTKRLALYKEGQPFRDVAPEQSVERPSCTP; from the coding sequence ATGCTGCGGATATTTTCGGCGAGCGTGATTCTTGCGCTATTGTTGGCGCCAGTCCAGGCAGAGGACGCCGAGCAGCGGCGCTGGGTCGGTGTGCGCGTCATGCCGAAGAAGGGCTGCCAATTGATAGTAGACGGCCGCGCCGTGGACGATTCACGGCGCAACAATTTGCCGTACGTTGTGGCTGAAGCCAAGGACGATTTGCTGCTCGTCGGTGGTCGCGTGCAAGGATGGGCGAAAATCGACGACATGTTGCGAATGACCGATGCTCTGGATTACTACACCAAACTGATCAAGGCCGAGCCCGAATCAGCATGGGCGTACGAACAGCGGGGCGTCACTCTTGTGGAAGGGCAGTACTTCACGGCGGCGATTAAAGATTTCACGACTGCTCTCAAAATTGACCCCTCGAATGCGCAGGTCGCTAGTCGTCGCGGCATGGCTTGGAGCAGCCAAGGGAATCCGCAGAAGGCCATTGAGGACTTGGACGAAGCGATTCGCCTCGATCCACAATACGCGATGGCTTATGTCAACCGCGGATTACTCTGGGATCAGCGCGGCCGCGATGAGAAGGCCGTCCCCGACTACTTCAAGGCGATCCAGATAGATCCGGAATGCGCCGTGGCCTATAACAACCGTGGCCTGATCTGGAAACGCGTCGGAAAATTCGACCAGGCCCTGGCCGACTTCGACAAAGCGATTCGTGCCAATCCCAGATTTTCGATCGCATTCAGCAATCGTGGTCTGCTCCGGCACGAACGCAGGCAGTATGACGACGCCATTCTCGATTACAACGAAGCGATTCGCGTCGACCCGGAAAATGCGCTAGCGCTTCAAAACCGGGCTGTCGCTTGGCAGGCGATTGGCCAGTCCGATAAGGCAATCGATGATCTAAACGAGGTTATCCGCCTTGCCCCTCGCAAGATTTACGCCTATGTCGTGCGCGGAACGACTTGGACCCAAAAGGGAGAATACGGCAAAGCCGTGGCCGACTTTACCAAAGTCATCGGCCTTGCCCCCAAGTTTCCCGACGCCTTTATCGGGCGCGGCGAAGCCTATTTTCATCAGGGACTTACGGGCAAAGCGATCGACGACTTCGAAAAGGCGCTGGAGCTCGATTCCAAAAGCATCAACGCTCGCAAAAGCCTTGCTTGGGTCCTAATGGCAACCGCTGACGCCAAGTATCGCGATGTCGATCGCGCGGTGCGGACGGCCAACATGGCCCGCTCGCTATCCAAGGATAAAGATCCCGAGGCCCTGGCCGTACTAGCCAATGCCTGTGCCGAAAGCGGCGATTTCGCCAGCGCTGTGAAATGGATAGGTAAGGCAATCGAGCAGCAGCAGGTTCAAACGCTGCGCGCGGAATGGACAAAACGTCTGGCGTTGTACAAAGAAGGGCAACCGTTTCGCGATGTAGCGCCAGAGCAGAGTGTGGAGCGTCCGAGTTGCACGCCCTAG
- a CDS encoding threonine synthase, with product MPCFVTHLESAIDGTQLPANELQTLHKDRPLWVRYDLDAVRATVSRDDLIERPPMMWRYRELLPPADDRSIVSLGEQMTPILRCRRLGHRYGLDNLWIKDESRLPTGSFKSRGLAMAITMAGQFGVRRVAIPTAGNAGGAMAAYAARSGMEAFVFMPRDTPIVNQLECRLAGARTFLVNGLINDCGRIVREGKEHLDWFDMSTLKEPYRIEGKKTMGLELAEQFGWELPDVIVYPTGGGTGLIGMWKAFEELAELGWIEGEYRPRMVAVQSTGCAPIVQAFEAGERFAKPFENAKTIASGIRVPAAVGDFMILDAIRASGGRAVAVDESRLRFWMALGTSTEGISVCPETAACIGAVEQLAAEKWIDSEERVVIFNTGAAQKYPEAMAVQLPEIDKDAPLDWERIARG from the coding sequence ATGCCCTGCTTCGTCACGCATCTGGAAAGTGCCATCGATGGCACGCAATTGCCTGCCAACGAGTTGCAAACATTGCACAAGGACCGGCCCTTGTGGGTCCGCTACGATCTCGACGCGGTGCGGGCCACGGTCAGCCGCGACGACCTGATCGAGCGACCTCCTATGATGTGGCGCTATCGCGAGTTGCTGCCGCCGGCCGACGATCGTTCGATCGTCTCGCTCGGCGAGCAAATGACTCCGATTCTCCGCTGCCGCCGGCTGGGGCATCGTTATGGGCTGGATAACCTGTGGATCAAGGACGAATCGCGCCTCCCCACCGGCAGTTTCAAAAGCCGCGGCCTGGCGATGGCGATCACGATGGCGGGACAATTCGGCGTCCGCCGCGTGGCGATTCCCACGGCTGGCAATGCCGGCGGGGCCATGGCCGCCTATGCCGCGCGCTCGGGCATGGAGGCCTTCGTCTTCATGCCCCGCGATACACCCATCGTCAATCAGCTCGAATGTCGCCTGGCGGGTGCCCGCACGTTTCTTGTCAACGGACTAATCAACGATTGCGGCCGCATCGTGCGCGAGGGAAAAGAACATCTCGACTGGTTCGATATGTCGACCCTCAAAGAGCCGTATCGCATCGAAGGCAAAAAAACGATGGGGCTGGAACTCGCCGAGCAATTTGGCTGGGAACTGCCCGATGTGATCGTATATCCCACAGGGGGCGGTACCGGGCTGATCGGCATGTGGAAGGCATTCGAAGAGCTGGCCGAACTCGGCTGGATCGAAGGGGAATATCGCCCCCGCATGGTGGCAGTGCAGTCGACGGGCTGCGCGCCAATCGTGCAGGCATTCGAGGCGGGTGAGCGGTTTGCCAAGCCCTTCGAAAATGCCAAAACGATCGCCAGCGGCATTCGAGTGCCGGCCGCCGTGGGCGACTTCATGATTCTTGATGCGATTCGCGCCAGCGGCGGCCGGGCCGTGGCCGTCGACGAGTCGCGGCTGCGCTTCTGGATGGCACTCGGCACCTCGACCGAGGGAATTTCAGTCTGCCCCGAAACTGCCGCCTGTATCGGCGCCGTCGAACAATTGGCCGCCGAGAAATGGATCGATAGCGAAGAACGGGTGGTGATCTTCAACACCGGCGCCGCGCAGAAATATCCCGAGGCCATGGCGGTGCAACTGCCTGAGATCGACAAGGACGCGCCGCTGGATTGGGAGCGGATCGCGCGAGGTTGA
- a CDS encoding UvrD-helicase domain-containing protein yields the protein MAAHSGPGLTEQQRRAVETRDVSIALSAGAGCGKTHVLVERYLSHLAPGGADEAAPMAGLIAITFTDRAAREMRERVRRKCRERLQHAAGEEEAAAWLKLLRELETARVSTIHSFCGSLLRSHAVEAGIDPRFQVLQPGQAATLFAEQMDDQLRAQLGERNEDLLNLIVMFGLPRVREMVQHLLGRRHDIDFDVWTDVTPDDLVARWRKVEREQVLPLVREEFLALPQVEDIGKIMAGWTPTNQVMCERFGALTIAFAALAESDDLLGLLTAIRENAKVQGGGSAKQWHSLEVYDQFRDAASALRDWIDKKVDRLGIAVAASRESAAAGLALLRVAEPIIAAYEAHKREMSMLDFNDMLIQARDLLQGPHGPDLRKQLSSRLVLLLVDEFQDTDPLQVQLVEVLCGDQLEQGKLFFVGDAKQSIYRFRGADPRVFRQLRERIPQEGRLPLTKNFRSQPAVLDFVNALFCDRLGPAYEALHADRTPLTDQPAIEFLWATLGDDNTQKPTAELLRRQEADWIARRLAGMFAAGDMLIHDRSKNETRPAAAGDVTILFRALSDVQYYEEALRHYSIPYYLVGGAAFYAQQEVFDLLNLLRTLEAPHDLVSLTGVLRSPFFSLADETLFWLAQHANGLAAGLFATRLPSQLDEAQRGRAQFAAETLVYLRARKDRLPIARLIREALERTGYDALLVAEFLGERKLANLRKLVDHARSFDQSGIFTLADFIHELAEFVSQQPDEPLAPVELESSTVVRLMTIHQAKGLEFPVVVVPDLSRSPGGMRGAMAFSRELGPLLRANLGPDETGPCGLDLYRMLDEQEEADEEIRLLYVATTRAADHLILSAGLRDIEKPTGGWLELLASRFELRTGEFKAKLPAGYARPQVTVTLSQPDVPSGVIQGTSRVDLAAVAAATRDCVVNGGGHAPRIVEPVTPDLAARRVFSFSRLAGNFAKNDAALQDPLLRETPAAETLSADQESDATELGTLVHAVLAQIDFSGKDDVAARCRREQSRHFAATTTEPATAITLIERFLQSSRAAALRTAQVVHRELEFLLAWPPGQPRQGRMIQGFIDCLYQDRSGDWHLVDYKTNRVAADSVPQAAQAYELQMSLYALAVEEVLGRSPASLVLHFLQPGVEHVCVWNHETREWTITMIDNALAAYGTPSTNHSRS from the coding sequence ATGGCAGCTCACAGCGGACCAGGCCTGACCGAACAGCAGCGCCGCGCGGTTGAGACACGCGATGTGTCGATTGCGCTGTCGGCCGGCGCCGGCTGCGGCAAAACGCACGTCCTGGTCGAGCGCTATCTGTCGCACCTGGCTCCCGGCGGCGCGGACGAAGCGGCGCCCATGGCCGGATTGATTGCCATCACTTTTACCGACCGCGCGGCGCGCGAAATGCGCGAGCGGGTGCGCCGCAAATGTCGCGAACGTTTGCAACACGCTGCAGGTGAAGAAGAAGCGGCCGCCTGGCTGAAGCTGTTGCGCGAGCTCGAGACAGCCCGTGTCAGCACGATCCATTCGTTTTGCGGATCCCTATTGCGTTCGCACGCCGTCGAAGCTGGTATCGATCCACGCTTTCAGGTCTTGCAGCCGGGACAGGCGGCCACGTTGTTCGCTGAGCAGATGGACGACCAGTTGCGCGCGCAACTCGGAGAACGCAACGAGGATCTGCTGAATTTGATCGTCATGTTCGGACTGCCACGCGTCCGCGAGATGGTTCAGCACCTGCTCGGGCGGCGGCATGACATCGATTTCGACGTGTGGACCGATGTAACGCCTGACGACCTGGTCGCGCGATGGCGCAAAGTCGAGCGCGAGCAGGTTCTGCCGCTGGTGCGCGAGGAATTCCTGGCACTGCCGCAAGTCGAAGATATCGGCAAGATCATGGCCGGTTGGACTCCTACAAATCAGGTAATGTGCGAGCGATTTGGCGCGCTGACGATTGCCTTCGCTGCCCTGGCGGAATCCGACGACCTCCTCGGCTTGCTGACCGCGATTCGTGAGAATGCCAAGGTGCAAGGGGGTGGCAGCGCCAAGCAGTGGCACAGCCTTGAGGTTTATGATCAGTTCCGCGACGCGGCAAGCGCACTGCGCGACTGGATCGATAAGAAAGTCGATCGCTTGGGCATCGCTGTCGCCGCCTCGCGCGAAAGTGCCGCGGCCGGTTTGGCGCTGCTCCGCGTGGCCGAGCCCATCATCGCGGCTTATGAGGCGCACAAGCGCGAAATGAGCATGCTCGACTTCAACGATATGCTGATTCAGGCCCGCGATCTGTTGCAGGGCCCCCACGGGCCTGATCTGCGCAAGCAACTGTCGTCGCGGTTGGTGCTATTGCTGGTCGACGAGTTTCAGGACACCGACCCGTTGCAAGTCCAATTAGTGGAAGTTCTCTGCGGCGACCAGCTGGAACAGGGCAAGCTGTTCTTTGTCGGCGATGCGAAGCAATCGATCTATCGCTTTCGCGGCGCCGATCCGCGCGTGTTTCGCCAGCTGCGCGAGCGCATCCCGCAAGAGGGTCGCCTACCCCTGACCAAGAATTTTCGCAGTCAGCCGGCCGTGCTCGACTTTGTCAACGCGCTGTTCTGCGATCGTTTGGGCCCCGCTTACGAAGCCCTGCATGCCGATCGAACACCGTTGACAGATCAACCAGCGATCGAGTTCCTCTGGGCCACGCTCGGGGACGACAACACGCAGAAGCCCACGGCCGAGTTGCTGCGCCGCCAAGAGGCTGACTGGATCGCGCGACGGCTGGCCGGCATGTTTGCCGCGGGCGACATGCTAATCCACGACCGAAGCAAGAACGAGACACGGCCGGCCGCGGCGGGCGATGTCACGATTCTGTTTCGCGCTTTATCGGATGTGCAATATTACGAAGAGGCGCTGCGACATTATTCCATTCCCTATTACCTGGTCGGCGGGGCGGCGTTCTACGCGCAGCAAGAGGTCTTCGACCTGTTGAACCTATTGCGGACACTGGAAGCTCCGCACGACCTGGTCAGCCTGACAGGCGTACTGCGCAGCCCTTTTTTCTCGCTGGCAGACGAAACCTTGTTCTGGCTCGCACAGCACGCCAACGGATTGGCCGCTGGTCTGTTTGCCACCCGATTGCCGTCTCAACTGGACGAAGCACAACGCGGCCGTGCGCAATTCGCCGCCGAGACTCTGGTGTATTTGCGAGCGCGGAAGGACCGGCTTCCCATCGCCCGACTGATACGCGAAGCGCTCGAGCGCACGGGCTACGACGCTTTGCTGGTGGCCGAGTTTCTTGGCGAGCGCAAGTTGGCCAACCTGCGCAAGCTGGTCGACCATGCTCGCAGTTTCGACCAATCGGGCATCTTCACGCTGGCGGATTTCATTCACGAGCTGGCCGAATTTGTTTCGCAGCAGCCGGACGAGCCGCTAGCGCCGGTCGAACTCGAATCGAGCACCGTCGTTCGTCTGATGACCATTCATCAGGCCAAGGGACTGGAGTTTCCGGTGGTCGTCGTACCGGACTTGTCGCGTAGTCCCGGTGGCATGCGCGGAGCGATGGCTTTCAGTCGCGAGTTGGGGCCACTCCTGCGCGCCAACTTGGGACCAGACGAAACGGGCCCGTGCGGACTGGACCTGTACCGCATGCTCGATGAGCAAGAAGAGGCCGACGAGGAGATCCGCCTGCTATACGTCGCGACAACGCGGGCCGCCGATCATTTGATCCTGTCGGCCGGGCTGCGAGATATCGAAAAACCGACGGGCGGCTGGCTGGAACTGTTGGCCAGCCGGTTTGAGCTGCGCACTGGTGAATTCAAAGCCAAGCTGCCGGCGGGCTATGCACGGCCACAGGTCACGGTCACGCTCTCTCAACCGGACGTCCCTAGTGGCGTTATACAGGGGACATCGCGCGTCGATCTGGCGGCAGTGGCCGCGGCGACGCGCGATTGCGTGGTTAATGGCGGTGGCCATGCGCCGCGCATCGTCGAACCGGTAACGCCCGATCTGGCGGCGCGACGGGTGTTTTCCTTTTCGCGGCTGGCTGGCAACTTCGCGAAGAACGATGCGGCGTTGCAGGATCCATTGCTACGTGAAACACCAGCGGCCGAAACCTTATCGGCGGATCAGGAGAGCGACGCAACCGAGCTTGGAACCTTGGTACACGCTGTGCTGGCTCAAATCGATTTCTCGGGCAAGGACGACGTCGCGGCCCGTTGTCGTCGCGAGCAATCCCGGCACTTTGCCGCGACGACGACGGAACCTGCTACAGCGATCACGCTGATCGAACGTTTCTTGCAGTCGTCGCGGGCCGCAGCGCTGCGAACGGCGCAGGTCGTTCATCGCGAGTTGGAATTTCTCTTGGCATGGCCACCGGGCCAGCCGCGCCAGGGGCGCATGATCCAGGGTTTCATCGATTGCCTGTATCAGGATCGATCCGGCGATTGGCACCTAGTCGACTACAAGACCAACCGCGTCGCGGCCGACTCGGTGCCGCAAGCAGCGCAGGCCTATGAATTGCAAATGTCGCTGTACGCGCTGGCGGTCGAAGAGGTTTTAGGCCGGAGTCCAGCTAGCCTGGTGCTGCACTTTTTGCAGCCCGGGGTGGAACACGTTTGCGTCTGGAACCATGAGACCCGTGAGTGGACGATCACTATGATCGATAACGCCCTGGCGGCTTACGGCACGCCATCAACCAACCACTCGCGCTCTTAG
- a CDS encoding alpha/beta fold hydrolase gives MKIWPFGEFELPSFRPHPLLRNGHLQTLAGVFLPGPLPDYSAAQHRVTLDDGDQIILHDDCPADWPAGGQTALLMHGLGGCHQSVYMRRIADKLRARKVRAFRMDLRGCGAGVELARLPYHSGRSADAVAALRYIANLCPGSPVAMIGFSLSGNIALKLAGELSSATPANLQSVMAVCPPIDLSACSQWISRWRNRVYDRYFAKLLHRQLDERRVRAPHAAVVDFIRRPKQLREIDDWFTAPVCGFGTAENYYRECSSAPLLPEIRLPTLILAAADDPLVPLHSLANLPRSRSTTLRVARHGGHLGFIGARSGDPDRRWLDWRVVEWVLALAGTHSTSSARIGTAAAALST, from the coding sequence GTGAAAATCTGGCCGTTTGGCGAGTTTGAACTTCCCTCCTTTCGGCCCCACCCATTATTGCGCAACGGGCATCTGCAGACGCTGGCCGGCGTGTTTCTTCCCGGTCCCCTGCCTGACTATAGTGCCGCCCAGCACCGGGTGACGCTGGACGACGGCGATCAGATTATTCTGCACGACGACTGTCCGGCAGATTGGCCGGCTGGCGGCCAAACGGCCCTCTTGATGCATGGCTTGGGGGGCTGCCACCAGAGCGTTTATATGCGGCGGATCGCCGACAAGTTGCGGGCCCGCAAGGTACGCGCTTTTCGCATGGATCTGCGCGGCTGCGGAGCGGGCGTCGAACTGGCGCGGCTTCCTTACCACAGCGGTCGCTCGGCGGACGCTGTGGCAGCGCTGCGTTATATCGCGAACCTTTGTCCCGGGTCGCCGGTGGCGATGATCGGGTTCTCTCTCAGCGGAAATATCGCGCTCAAGCTGGCGGGCGAGTTATCCAGCGCCACACCGGCCAATTTGCAAAGTGTGATGGCCGTCTGCCCACCGATCGACCTCTCGGCCTGCTCGCAATGGATCAGCCGCTGGCGGAATCGTGTTTACGATCGATACTTTGCCAAGCTATTGCACCGGCAACTGGACGAACGCCGGGTGCGGGCGCCGCATGCCGCGGTAGTCGATTTTATCCGCCGGCCAAAACAACTGCGCGAGATCGATGATTGGTTCACGGCGCCCGTCTGTGGGTTTGGCACGGCCGAGAACTACTATCGCGAATGTAGTTCGGCGCCGCTGCTGCCCGAGATTCGGCTGCCGACCTTGATCCTGGCCGCGGCTGACGACCCGCTGGTTCCGCTGCATTCGCTTGCGAACTTACCGCGATCACGGTCGACGACACTGCGCGTCGCCCGGCATGGCGGCCATCTGGGGTTCATCGGTGCCCGAAGTGGCGATCCCGATCGTCGCTGGCTCGATTGGCGCGTCGTCGAGTGGGTGCTGGCTCTTGCGGGCACGCACAGCACGTCGTCTGCTCGTATTGGTACGGCAGCGGCCGCGCTAAGCACCTAG
- a CDS encoding DUF1501 domain-containing protein: protein MSAAPKMSLDAAVAKHNGEHARSTSLNPMMPSRGDTIRAGSRRWFLQTGTAGLAGLSLVDLFRLRTAAGTSGISGGSTNSKKSVLLFWLSGGPSHIDMWDPKPTAPQEIRGPYQSINTGVPGIAVCEHLPLTAQIMPKLSIIRSVDCSASNHTPVTMQSGNALARRTDDGNDGQGYPSMGSVVARLRGPNAANLPAFVGLADTWKSDVWGAGHLGNRYEPVNGKELPGRLAMPKGIEVPRVRDRDALRQEFDRFRRDLDLTRGMEGADRFSQMAVDMVTSEHVRRAFDVSQETAMTRDAYGAGSLGEKALLARRLVEAGVTFVLVSGAWGYFDHHGDEVHWGGIQKGLTPILPSLDRALFALMKDLEARGLLDSTLVLVMGEFGRTPVMTPTAGRGHWTNCMSMIVAGGGLPCGQVIGSTDRRGYDIAETPVRPADLAATVFHHLDIDLASQWVNPQGRPIPIVTEGGRLIPGLC from the coding sequence ATGTCTGCCGCCCCGAAAATGTCTCTCGACGCCGCCGTCGCCAAGCACAATGGCGAGCATGCCCGCTCGACCTCGCTCAATCCGATGATGCCGTCGCGCGGTGATACGATCCGCGCCGGCTCGCGCCGCTGGTTCCTGCAAACCGGCACGGCGGGGTTGGCCGGGTTGTCGCTGGTGGATCTGTTTCGCCTGCGCACTGCCGCCGGGACGAGCGGTATTTCCGGCGGCAGCACCAATAGTAAAAAGTCGGTATTGTTATTCTGGCTTTCGGGCGGCCCCAGCCATATTGATATGTGGGATCCTAAGCCCACCGCGCCTCAGGAAATCCGCGGTCCGTATCAATCGATCAACACGGGCGTGCCAGGCATCGCCGTGTGCGAGCATCTGCCGCTAACCGCGCAGATCATGCCGAAGCTGTCGATCATTCGCTCGGTCGATTGTTCGGCCAGCAATCACACGCCCGTCACCATGCAGTCGGGCAACGCCCTCGCGCGCCGCACCGACGACGGCAACGACGGGCAGGGCTATCCTTCGATGGGGTCGGTCGTCGCGCGGTTGCGCGGACCCAACGCGGCGAACTTGCCGGCCTTCGTCGGATTGGCCGATACTTGGAAATCCGACGTGTGGGGCGCTGGCCACTTGGGAAACCGCTACGAGCCGGTCAATGGCAAGGAGTTGCCTGGGCGCCTGGCCATGCCCAAGGGAATCGAAGTGCCACGGGTGCGCGATCGCGATGCCTTGCGTCAGGAGTTCGATCGCTTTCGCCGTGACCTGGATCTGACGCGTGGCATGGAAGGCGCCGATCGCTTTTCACAAATGGCTGTCGATATGGTCACGAGCGAACACGTACGGCGCGCTTTCGACGTATCGCAGGAAACCGCAATGACGCGCGACGCATACGGCGCCGGTAGCCTTGGCGAAAAAGCGCTGCTCGCGCGTCGACTGGTCGAAGCCGGCGTCACATTTGTTTTGGTCAGCGGCGCTTGGGGCTACTTCGATCATCATGGCGACGAAGTCCACTGGGGCGGCATCCAAAAAGGCCTGACCCCTATCCTGCCCTCGCTGGATCGTGCGCTGTTTGCCCTGATGAAGGATTTGGAAGCGCGGGGACTGCTGGATTCGACGCTGGTCCTGGTCATGGGAGAATTTGGCCGCACACCGGTAATGACACCGACGGCCGGCCGCGGACATTGGACCAATTGCATGTCGATGATCGTGGCTGGTGGCGGGTTGCCGTGCGGCCAGGTGATTGGCAGCACGGACCGCCGGGGCTATGACATTGCCGAAACGCCGGTTCGACCGGCCGACCTGGCAGCGACGGTGTTTCATCACCTCGACATCGATCTCGCGTCGCAATGGGTCAATCCGCAAGGGCGGCCGATCCCCATCGTCACCGAAGGGGGACGATTGATTCCGGGGCTGTGCTAG